In Paractinoplanes brasiliensis, the following proteins share a genomic window:
- a CDS encoding class II fructose-bisphosphate aldolase, giving the protein MTKPSIVEELRGSGRGIGAFNVITLEHAEAVVGGAEDAGLPVILQISQNAVRYHGSLAPIAAACLSMAGTADVPVVVHLDHAEDETLIDEAIELGLPSVMFDAATLPYAENVARTRAVTERCHAAGCWVEAELGAIGGKDGVHAPGVRTDPAEAAGFVAATGVDALAVAVGSAHAMASRDAVLDDRLIERLAAAVPVPLVLHGSSGVPDDGLRRAVAHGIVKVNVGTLLNRAMTGAVREVLAARADLTDPRKYLAPGRAAVRGEVARTLTLLAGEQSLAAR; this is encoded by the coding sequence GTGACCAAGCCGTCGATCGTGGAGGAGCTGCGGGGCAGCGGGCGGGGCATCGGCGCCTTCAACGTGATCACGCTCGAGCACGCCGAGGCCGTCGTGGGCGGCGCCGAGGACGCGGGGCTGCCGGTGATCCTGCAGATCTCGCAGAACGCCGTGCGCTACCACGGCTCGCTGGCGCCGATCGCCGCGGCGTGCCTCAGCATGGCCGGCACGGCCGACGTGCCGGTGGTGGTGCACCTCGACCACGCCGAGGACGAGACGCTGATCGACGAGGCGATCGAGCTGGGCCTGCCGTCGGTGATGTTCGACGCGGCCACCCTGCCGTACGCCGAAAACGTGGCCCGCACCCGGGCGGTGACCGAGCGGTGCCACGCGGCGGGCTGCTGGGTCGAGGCGGAGCTGGGGGCGATCGGCGGCAAGGACGGCGTGCACGCCCCCGGGGTGCGTACCGACCCGGCCGAGGCCGCCGGCTTCGTGGCCGCCACCGGCGTCGACGCGCTGGCCGTGGCGGTCGGCTCGGCGCACGCCATGGCCAGCCGGGACGCGGTGCTCGACGACCGCCTGATCGAGCGGCTCGCCGCCGCGGTGCCGGTGCCGCTGGTGCTGCACGGCTCCTCGGGGGTGCCGGACGACGGGCTGCGCCGCGCCGTCGCGCACGGCATCGTCAAGGTCAACGTGGGCACGCTGCTGAACCGGGCGATGACCGGCGCGGTGCGGGAGGTGCTCGCCGCCCGCGCCGATCTCACCGATCCGCGCAAATACCTGGCCCCCGGCCGGGCGGCCGTGCGCGGCGAGGTGGCCCGCACGCTGACCCTGCTGGCCGGGGAGCAGTCACTGGCGGCCCGGTGA
- a CDS encoding 1-phosphofructokinase family hexose kinase, translated as MSRVVTVTLNPAIDITYDVASLIPGGSVRVGAVRSRAGGKGINVAAVVRALGGDTVAVAPAALRTPDPFRDGLDRLGLSYRLVPAFDAVRRTIAVVGADGSTTVLLEPGSPAPPGTPEALAAAVAEELASADALVVSGSVPPGLPADLPARLVALAAARGVPAIADVSGEALRLAAGAGAVLMPNRDELAELVGAAVPSARDVAGWGRRLLDGGAAAVVVTLGEQGAVAVTPPGAWLALPAETVDGNPTGAGDAAAAALALQLTARASWPDALTDAVATAAACVLRPVAGDIDLEARARWRDDITVEELP; from the coding sequence GTGAGCCGCGTCGTCACCGTCACCCTGAACCCGGCCATCGACATCACCTACGACGTCGCCTCGCTCATCCCCGGCGGCAGCGTGCGGGTCGGGGCCGTGCGGTCGCGGGCCGGCGGCAAAGGCATCAATGTGGCAGCTGTGGTGCGGGCGCTCGGCGGCGACACCGTCGCCGTGGCGCCGGCCGCGCTGCGCACCCCCGACCCGTTCCGCGACGGCCTCGACCGGCTGGGGCTGTCCTACCGGCTGGTCCCGGCGTTCGACGCGGTCCGCCGCACGATCGCCGTGGTCGGCGCGGACGGGTCGACCACCGTCCTGCTGGAGCCGGGCAGCCCGGCGCCGCCCGGCACTCCCGAGGCTCTGGCCGCCGCGGTCGCCGAGGAGCTGGCGAGCGCGGACGCCCTGGTGGTTTCCGGCAGCGTCCCACCGGGGCTGCCCGCCGACCTGCCGGCCCGCCTGGTGGCGCTCGCCGCCGCGCGGGGCGTCCCGGCCATCGCCGACGTCTCCGGCGAGGCGCTGCGGCTCGCGGCCGGGGCCGGCGCGGTGCTCATGCCCAACCGGGACGAGCTCGCCGAGCTGGTCGGCGCGGCCGTCCCGTCGGCCCGGGACGTCGCCGGGTGGGGGCGCCGCCTGCTCGACGGCGGTGCGGCGGCCGTCGTCGTGACGCTCGGCGAGCAGGGCGCGGTGGCGGTGACGCCGCCGGGCGCCTGGCTCGCGCTCCCGGCGGAGACCGTGGACGGCAACCCGACCGGGGCCGGCGACGCGGCAGCCGCCGCCCTGGCCCTGCAGCTGACCGCCCGGGCGTCCTGGCCGGACGCCCTGACCGACGCTGTGGCGACCGCCGCCGCCTGTGTGCTGCGGCCGGTGGCCGGCGACATCGACCTGGAAGCCCGCGCCCGCTGGCGCGATGACATCACCGTGGAGGAACTGCCGTGA